The Cohnella abietis genome has a segment encoding these proteins:
- a CDS encoding DUF2812 domain-containing protein, protein MKKLRLFANLLKEEKWLNDRLAEGFACEKISSFGSYTFRQSNRKMVIRLDYQDYMSAEKFGEYKMTYSDFGWTHLKGSRWGSIQYWQKNADGRDEIFSDAGSQVAYYKRLIKYSLMTACLFYIYTMIMFKGNIFVALFDIKASYLTNGLWEMEGSKFWLGFLFETPFAMLRFLPAWICTVACIMFLYSYIQYNKKKNNYI, encoded by the coding sequence ATGAAAAAACTTAGATTGTTCGCCAATCTGCTAAAAGAGGAAAAGTGGCTAAACGACCGATTGGCCGAAGGATTTGCTTGCGAAAAGATCAGCTCGTTCGGCTCGTATACATTCCGGCAGTCAAACCGCAAAATGGTAATCCGTCTGGATTATCAGGATTATATGAGTGCGGAGAAATTTGGAGAATATAAAATGACTTATTCGGATTTCGGATGGACTCATCTGAAGGGCAGCCGCTGGGGGAGCATACAATATTGGCAAAAAAATGCGGATGGCCGCGACGAGATTTTTTCAGATGCCGGATCGCAGGTTGCTTATTATAAACGCCTTATAAAGTATTCCCTGATGACCGCATGTCTCTTTTATATTTATACAATGATCATGTTCAAAGGGAATATTTTCGTAGCCCTTTTTGATATCAAAGCAAGCTATTTAACCAACGGTTTATGGGAGATGGAAGGTTCAAAATTCTGGTTGGGGTTTTTATTCGAAACCCCTTTTGCTATGCTGCGCTTCTTGCCAGCCTGGATTTGCACGGTCGCCTGCATCATGTTCCTATACAGCTACATCCAATACAATAAAAAGAAGAATAACTACATTTGA
- a CDS encoding PadR family transcriptional regulator produces the protein MKKGILEMCILFKLKDEPLYGYELMKSVRQVFPDVYEGSIYTILRRLNTTGYTNITQKESPNGPARKYYGITPSGEDYLNQMLEEWRTVLRGVSSLGINF, from the coding sequence ATGAAAAAAGGAATACTTGAAATGTGTATTCTCTTTAAGCTTAAAGACGAACCGCTGTATGGATATGAACTTATGAAATCCGTTAGACAGGTTTTCCCGGATGTTTATGAGGGGTCCATTTATACCATTCTTCGTAGGTTAAATACAACCGGCTATACCAACATTACGCAAAAGGAATCACCGAACGGTCCAGCACGAAAATACTATGGTATTACTCCTTCCGGCGAGGATTATTTGAATCAAATGTTAGAAGAGTGGAGAACCGTACTCCGAGGTGTTTCTTCACTCGGGATAAACTTTTAG
- a CDS encoding YkoP family protein translates to MEATLSKRAVQSLWMKWEGIFDWITTFRSASIKQYGICKLVVKRHHGRTLTCYDGHQIRSGDWVGELHLDNRKVMELTRELGADRAGLSIARMFRAAIKQIRLELNDSPELNQIQALMGITLLHRGITYGTGFEHHLIKVKWQRLWYGYYLRLLLRVMHPEGKRRMRQNREQLSPMLMMMSTPALKTRG, encoded by the coding sequence ATGGAAGCAACATTATCGAAAAGAGCGGTGCAGTCCCTATGGATGAAGTGGGAGGGTATATTTGACTGGATTACAACCTTTCGCAGCGCATCGATTAAACAATACGGCATTTGTAAATTAGTTGTGAAGCGCCACCATGGGAGGACGTTAACCTGTTATGACGGACATCAAATTAGAAGCGGAGATTGGGTTGGAGAGCTTCATCTGGACAATCGAAAAGTGATGGAGCTTACGCGAGAATTAGGGGCAGATCGGGCGGGGCTGAGCATTGCGCGTATGTTTCGGGCAGCGATCAAACAAATTCGTCTGGAACTGAACGATAGTCCGGAGCTGAATCAAATTCAGGCATTAATGGGAATTACGTTGCTCCATCGGGGAATCACCTATGGTACCGGCTTTGAACATCATCTGATTAAGGTGAAATGGCAGCGGCTGTGGTACGGGTATTATCTTCGCTTGCTGCTCAGAGTCATGCATCCAGAAGGGAAGCGGCGTATGCGGCAAAATAGAGAGCAGCTTTCGCCTATGCTAATGATGATGAGCACACCGGCGCTGAAGACGCGTGGATGA
- a CDS encoding nucleoside triphosphate pyrophosphohydrolase, with amino-acid sequence MDEYVVMGKEWFDQTGTFEYDADLVGQKSIGLACLPSGWTPAYAVITTSVFMRWKLESTHDMMGRLSWLAPFLSGWVDKLAGSFSQVIIRSSAVNESLEDRGTYTSRVCDANCETVIGELNQLYHDFAEGSPHQEGPAIAYIIQGYLGRHRFGHLSNERRVQRNRNNWLYEIEGGDSATVPSRGVLTSNIKHSVGLLDSRLNYALRQVANYFYTKDQDQRVHLEWVHDHMNRLWLVQVDVEVTKPNSAPGSEWRTFETDEKLTDIRFSVFKSDYHVSDKWDKIKCIRDFRDAGIPYGEVFVLEEVEVLRELAGGSVSEKLLQDINYLLTYPIVIRTDVSKGKKKEGFLFPRTETAMSADVAIKFLLDKVQYFLKSGLDFPDFCFIAHRFIVSRSCAFAFSRPGSPQVIVDGSWGLPDGLLYYPHDTYHLTEGRKGLTLRKHIRCKVDYLDVDTVGNWVKKPSGDNWDWAESLKEHQLGLIFQHTRALAKQLNKPIQLMFFVGVHPNSGHPDVLPWFYTDHTIGAFTLDSSQRYGMKRELVTNDADLNELKRKLEKQFGKPNFMIQIKLTPQFLRNEKLLEEISSVAIAHSIPVELEGSILSHAYYILQKKGVRVLCPDVMDDDSLNDTQTFGKLVRDKIPELIQSHGERATVVQLSVVQRIAYLKAKAIEEALELNGETDPTKAFEELADLYEVMKALLQIYKRSFKELEEEAAQKRSIRGGFEQGIVLLETSNLPLLDVQAHGLFEVEKTSVLRMNYTDHEQELRLSLQPQLKDGCLTIPLVPSPIEKPNTSTTIHRLNGGYEVAVKYQGKSVEVSIQEAGNGDIDPNQLTLF; translated from the coding sequence ATGGACGAATATGTGGTAATGGGAAAAGAGTGGTTTGATCAAACGGGAACATTTGAATACGATGCTGATCTCGTCGGCCAAAAATCAATCGGGCTAGCTTGCTTACCCTCTGGATGGACACCCGCTTACGCTGTAATTACGACTTCTGTTTTCATGCGCTGGAAGCTTGAATCGACCCATGATATGATGGGTCGATTAAGCTGGCTAGCGCCTTTTTTATCGGGTTGGGTAGATAAGCTTGCAGGTTCGTTCTCACAAGTTATTATACGTTCGAGCGCAGTAAATGAGTCGCTAGAGGACCGTGGGACCTATACTAGCCGTGTTTGTGATGCGAATTGCGAGACAGTAATTGGTGAGCTTAATCAGTTATATCATGATTTTGCAGAAGGTTCCCCACATCAGGAGGGCCCAGCTATAGCCTATATTATTCAAGGCTATTTGGGGCGACACCGATTTGGTCATCTTTCTAATGAACGGAGAGTGCAGAGGAATCGTAATAACTGGCTTTATGAGATAGAGGGCGGTGACTCAGCAACGGTTCCTAGTAGAGGTGTATTGACAAGTAACATCAAGCACTCAGTCGGATTACTCGATTCGAGGCTCAATTATGCCCTTAGGCAGGTCGCTAACTATTTCTATACAAAGGATCAGGATCAGCGTGTTCATCTCGAATGGGTTCATGACCATATGAACCGTCTATGGTTGGTGCAAGTAGATGTGGAAGTCACCAAACCCAATAGTGCTCCCGGATCTGAATGGAGAACATTTGAAACGGACGAAAAGTTGACTGATATTCGTTTTAGTGTGTTTAAATCTGATTATCATGTATCGGATAAGTGGGATAAAATAAAGTGCATTCGTGATTTTCGTGATGCAGGCATTCCTTACGGTGAAGTATTTGTCTTGGAAGAAGTGGAAGTTTTGAGAGAGCTTGCCGGAGGCTCTGTTTCAGAAAAGCTGCTTCAAGATATCAATTACTTGTTAACGTACCCCATTGTTATACGGACAGATGTAAGTAAGGGCAAAAAAAAAGAAGGTTTTCTGTTTCCTCGGACCGAGACAGCGATGAGTGCTGACGTAGCTATTAAATTTTTGTTGGACAAGGTGCAATACTTTTTGAAGAGCGGTTTGGATTTTCCTGATTTCTGTTTCATTGCTCATCGGTTTATTGTTTCTAGATCTTGTGCCTTTGCTTTTAGTAGACCAGGATCACCACAAGTAATTGTAGATGGCAGTTGGGGATTGCCGGATGGATTGCTATATTATCCACATGATACGTACCACTTGACAGAAGGCAGGAAAGGCCTGACTCTTCGCAAACATATTCGTTGTAAGGTAGATTATCTTGATGTGGATACTGTCGGAAATTGGGTTAAGAAGCCAAGTGGTGATAATTGGGATTGGGCAGAGTCACTGAAAGAGCATCAACTCGGGCTTATCTTCCAGCATACACGAGCATTGGCCAAGCAGTTGAATAAACCGATACAGCTGATGTTCTTTGTTGGGGTACATCCTAATTCTGGACATCCTGATGTTTTGCCTTGGTTTTATACGGACCATACCATCGGTGCATTTACTCTGGATTCATCGCAACGTTACGGAATGAAGCGGGAGCTTGTTACCAATGACGCAGACTTGAATGAGTTGAAGAGGAAGCTTGAAAAACAATTTGGGAAACCCAATTTCATGATTCAGATTAAGCTTACACCTCAATTTCTTCGCAACGAGAAGCTATTGGAGGAGATCTCGTCTGTTGCTATAGCACATTCAATTCCTGTGGAGCTAGAAGGGAGCATTTTGAGCCATGCTTATTACATCTTGCAGAAAAAGGGTGTTCGTGTGCTTTGTCCCGATGTTATGGATGACGATTCACTCAATGATACCCAGACTTTTGGCAAGCTGGTCCGCGATAAGATCCCTGAGTTAATTCAATCTCATGGCGAGAGAGCAACGGTCGTACAATTATCTGTTGTCCAACGTATAGCTTATTTAAAAGCAAAAGCGATTGAAGAAGCATTGGAATTGAACGGCGAAACAGATCCAACGAAAGCCTTTGAGGAGTTAGCAGACTTGTACGAAGTGATGAAGGCGTTACTCCAAATTTACAAGCGGTCATTTAAAGAGCTCGAAGAGGAGGCTGCCCAGAAGCGTTCGATACGCGGGGGATTCGAACAAGGGATTGTGTTACTGGAAACGAGTAATCTTCCTCTTCTCGATGTGCAGGCTCATGGATTGTTTGAGGTGGAGAAGACTTCAGTTTTGCGGATGAATTATACGGATCACGAACAGGAGCTTCGTCTGTCTCTTCAACCTCAATTAAAAGATGGATGTTTAACGATTCCGCTCGTTCCTTCACCAATTGAGAAGCCAAATACTTCAACGACCATTCATCGGTTAAATGGTGGATACGAAGTGGCGGTCAAATATCAAGGTAAATCGGTTGAAGTTTCAATTCAGGAGGCGGGTAACGGAGATATCGATCCGAATCAGCTTACGTTATTTTGA
- a CDS encoding FG-GAP-like repeat-containing protein codes for MKFLTRQKSLFVKVALAIALLFTVQTPLQSFAAPFQSKTSYSTGIRTSDVTSADFNNDGHLDLAVSSLYSSTSNISVRLGNGDGTFGASTLYDAGGKAEAITTADFNGDGNVDLATANRDSNTISVLLGDGNGNFANAKVTPIGTSVFSLAAADFNKDGKMDLVVSPSGSQVVYVMLGKGDGTFEPQKYVVTGARSYQVATGDFNADGNADFVVCNFDDGTVSVLLGNGDGTFEPKVDYTTGQNPRRVVIGDLNKDGHLDLITSNYSGTVSILLGKGDGTFNSTVNQTTGGNEPWAVLIGDFTGDGEVDLLVGNYASTTLSILTGRGDGTFETATTNNIDLSNVINFVSGNFNGDSVLDVVLVSESSTNLYVLLGNSRNADLQDLSLSAGTVLNIPFSAGTLGYTSSVDYSVYEIRVTPTVFDPTARVTVQMNGSGTPKVVANGAASSALPLIVGVNTIEVVVTAQDGTTKKTYTVDVTRQSQPPSSGGVVTPTLSANANLNELSLTGGAALSPAFTSNVYSYTSSVANHIEGVSIIPTLADVKANVKVRVNEGALEAVTSGSTSGTLPLNVGKNVLDVIVTAEDGTSKSYTISLTRQTETGTKPQEAVCTFTDIDGHWAKAAICEAADLGIVEGVSTDTFAPDRTVTRTEFAIMMLRTLQIPIGKEPGTLPFSDKESIPDWAATSISAGVTEGMLDGYSDGTFRSQQTITRSEVAAMIAKVMKWTATTERYSSYADGTSIPEWARTYVEAVYVRGLMQGRGNNQFVPNGITTRAEAAVMLLRLRNNMK; via the coding sequence ATGAAATTTCTAACACGGCAAAAATCCCTATTTGTAAAAGTTGCGTTGGCAATCGCTCTACTATTTACGGTACAGACGCCTTTGCAATCTTTTGCAGCACCCTTTCAGAGTAAGACTAGCTATTCGACAGGCATAAGAACTTCTGATGTAACTAGCGCCGATTTTAACAACGATGGTCATCTAGATCTTGCTGTTTCAAGCTTATATTCTTCCACTTCCAACATCTCAGTTCGACTTGGCAATGGAGATGGAACCTTTGGAGCTTCGACCCTATACGATGCCGGAGGTAAGGCTGAAGCCATAACGACGGCGGACTTTAATGGGGATGGGAACGTCGATTTGGCAACCGCTAACAGGGATTCTAATACGATTTCCGTTCTACTAGGAGATGGCAACGGGAACTTTGCAAACGCAAAAGTTACTCCTATAGGCACCAGCGTTTTTTCTCTTGCTGCAGCGGATTTTAATAAGGATGGGAAAATGGATTTGGTAGTGTCCCCTTCTGGAAGCCAAGTTGTGTATGTGATGCTGGGGAAGGGTGATGGAACATTTGAACCTCAGAAATATGTCGTCACCGGGGCCAGGTCTTATCAAGTTGCGACTGGGGATTTTAATGCGGATGGTAATGCAGATTTTGTGGTTTGTAATTTTGATGATGGTACAGTTAGCGTTCTCTTAGGGAATGGTGACGGGACCTTCGAACCCAAAGTAGATTATACAACTGGGCAAAACCCTCGAAGAGTAGTTATCGGTGATCTGAACAAGGATGGACACTTAGATTTGATTACGAGTAACTACTCGGGTACTGTTTCTATTCTACTGGGGAAGGGTGACGGTACATTTAATAGCACGGTTAATCAAACTACTGGAGGGAACGAACCGTGGGCTGTCTTAATTGGGGACTTCACAGGCGATGGGGAAGTAGATCTATTAGTGGGCAATTATGCCTCTACCACTCTCTCGATCTTGACTGGCCGTGGTGATGGAACCTTTGAAACAGCAACTACCAATAATATTGATTTGAGCAACGTAATCAACTTTGTTAGCGGTAATTTTAACGGCGATAGCGTGTTGGATGTGGTACTTGTTAGTGAATCTTCAACTAATCTCTACGTTCTTCTAGGTAATAGTAGAAATGCAGATTTACAAGATTTGAGCCTGTCAGCAGGGACAGTACTGAACATACCATTCAGTGCGGGTACACTCGGTTATACGTCGAGCGTAGACTATAGCGTGTATGAAATAAGAGTAACGCCGACCGTATTCGACCCTACGGCTAGGGTGACGGTGCAGATGAATGGCAGTGGCACGCCAAAAGTGGTAGCCAACGGGGCTGCGAGCAGCGCTCTGCCATTGATCGTAGGTGTTAATACCATTGAAGTCGTGGTCACTGCGCAGGATGGAACTACAAAGAAGACATACACGGTGGATGTAACACGTCAGTCCCAGCCTCCTAGCTCAGGAGGGGTCGTTACGCCTACACTCAGCGCGAATGCGAATCTTAACGAATTAAGCCTAACAGGGGGAGCAGCGTTAAGCCCTGCGTTTACTTCAAACGTATATAGCTACACGTCGAGCGTGGCGAATCACATAGAAGGTGTTAGCATAATCCCAACGTTGGCGGATGTGAAAGCGAACGTTAAGGTAAGGGTGAATGAGGGAGCGCTAGAGGCAGTTACTAGCGGAAGCACGAGCGGTACGTTGCCGCTGAATGTGGGAAAGAACGTGCTAGATGTGATCGTGACGGCCGAGGATGGCACAAGCAAGAGTTATACGATTTCCCTAACTCGTCAGACCGAGACAGGAACTAAGCCACAGGAGGCTGTATGTACATTCACAGACATTGATGGGCACTGGGCAAAGGCAGCGATCTGTGAGGCAGCGGACCTAGGGATTGTTGAAGGTGTTAGTACAGATACATTTGCACCGGATAGAACCGTTACTCGAACGGAGTTTGCGATTATGATGCTGCGCACACTTCAAATCCCAATTGGCAAAGAGCCGGGCACTCTTCCGTTCAGTGATAAGGAAAGCATTCCAGATTGGGCAGCGACATCAATCTCCGCAGGTGTAACTGAGGGGATGCTCGATGGTTACTCGGACGGCACGTTCCGCTCGCAGCAGACTATTACACGGAGCGAGGTGGCTGCAATGATTGCGAAGGTAATGAAGTGGACGGCAACAACCGAGCGTTATTCAAGCTATGCCGACGGCACTAGCATTCCGGAGTGGGCACGAACCTATGTGGAGGCAGTATATGTGAGAGGGCTAATGCAGGGTCGCGGAAACAATCAGTTTGTACCAAATGGGATTACGACAAGAGCGGAAGCTGCAGTCATGCTGCTTAGGCTACGGAACAATATGAAATAA
- a CDS encoding RDD family protein, which produces MKRSEFLRELKLNLETRVSPDELKDILSDYESFFISGEEDGRTDEEISKELGSPAFIAKSLLEEHSNQGTKQLNKRITNPGRRICAYLIDAVIAVIPMLLLSIFIGAYSLPYFLIAAYPSPANGVLATQALMIYTTSDSTSSVAISSRTESVDNENGVRTVVEEQRKNAKHPMPARSILAIMCLVFYVFYSLICTLLFKGQTIGKKLMHIQIRYSSTEPTTTKAIFYREFLGKTLLNSIPILPLISIFTILFTKEHKALHDMLADTIVSDV; this is translated from the coding sequence ATGAAACGATCTGAATTTCTACGTGAATTAAAATTAAACTTAGAAACACGAGTATCACCGGACGAATTAAAAGATATTTTGTCCGACTACGAAAGTTTTTTTATCTCCGGTGAAGAAGATGGAAGAACCGACGAGGAAATCTCAAAAGAGCTTGGTTCACCTGCGTTTATAGCAAAATCATTATTAGAAGAACATAGCAACCAAGGAACTAAGCAACTGAATAAACGCATAACCAATCCTGGCCGTCGTATATGCGCTTACCTCATAGATGCGGTTATCGCTGTAATTCCCATGCTACTATTATCGATTTTTATAGGAGCTTATTCGCTTCCCTATTTTTTGATTGCTGCCTATCCTAGCCCCGCAAACGGAGTTTTGGCAACTCAAGCGCTTATGATCTATACAACAAGCGATTCCACTTCATCGGTAGCCATCAGTTCGAGAACAGAATCTGTGGACAACGAAAACGGGGTCCGAACGGTCGTAGAGGAACAACGAAAGAATGCCAAACACCCGATGCCTGCCAGATCTATTCTGGCAATTATGTGTCTTGTCTTTTATGTTTTCTATTCCTTGATTTGCACCCTACTATTCAAAGGGCAGACGATCGGCAAGAAACTGATGCACATCCAAATTCGATATTCGAGTACCGAACCGACTACGACTAAAGCTATTTTTTATCGGGAATTTTTAGGTAAAACGCTCCTCAACTCCATCCCAATTCTTCCCCTTATATCTATTTTTACAATCTTATTTACAAAAGAACATAAAGCACTTCACGATATGCTTGCCGACACCATTGTGTCAGATGTGTAA
- a CDS encoding zinc-ribbon domain-containing protein, with protein sequence MGLHCTYCGNKNDEDAVFCSECGKARTPNDEKKEFNKTPLISSKKTIVIVSILVGLLFGGAIGFSLAPESAGRGEKPSVMNLIKGSYYDPVNHVLRKSGDPDSHISTALRKGREYLFLFSLLGACTGGLVGYGLQRRKT encoded by the coding sequence ATGGGATTACATTGTACATATTGTGGTAATAAAAATGATGAAGATGCTGTGTTTTGCTCCGAGTGTGGGAAAGCTAGGACTCCTAACGATGAAAAAAAGGAATTTAATAAAACTCCTCTTATTTCTAGTAAAAAAACAATCGTTATTGTCAGCATACTTGTAGGATTGCTTTTTGGGGGAGCAATAGGGTTTAGCCTTGCTCCTGAAAGTGCCGGAAGAGGAGAAAAACCTTCTGTAATGAATCTAATTAAGGGAAGCTACTATGATCCTGTTAATCACGTGCTAAGAAAATCGGGTGATCCTGACAGTCATATCTCTACAGCATTGCGTAAAGGGAGAGAATATTTATTCTTGTTTAGCTTACTTGGAGCCTGTACTGGTGGCCTAGTAGGATATGGCCTGCAACGACGTAAAACCTAA
- a CDS encoding DUF2812 domain-containing protein — translation MFVEGFACEKISSFGSYTFQQSNRKMVIRLDYQDYMSAEKFGEYKMTYSDFGWTHLKGSRWGSIQYWQKNADGRDEIFSDAGSQVAYYKRLIKYSLMTACLFYIYTMIMFKGNIFVALFDIKFI, via the coding sequence TTGTTCGTCGAAGGATTTGCTTGCGAAAAGATCAGCTCGTTCGGCTCGTATACATTCCAGCAGTCAAACCGCAAAATGGTAATCCGTCTGGATTATCAGGATTATATGAGTGCGGAGAAATTTGGAGAATATAAAATGACTTATTCGGATTTCGGATGGACTCATCTGAAGGGCAGCCGCTGGGGGAGCATACAATATTGGCAAAAAAACGCGGATGGCCGCGACGAGATTTTTTCAGATGCCGGATCGCAGGTTGCTTATTATAAACGCCTTATAAAGTATTCCCTGATGACAGCATGTCTCTTTTATATTTATACAATGATCATGTTCAAAGGGAATATTTTCGTAGCCCTTTTTGATATCAAATTTATCTGA
- a CDS encoding PadR family transcriptional regulator translates to MKKGILEMCILFKLKDEPLYGYELMKSVRQVFPDVYEGSIYTILRRLNTTGYTDITQKESPNGPARKYYGITPSGEDYLNQMLEEWRTVLRGVSSLGINF, encoded by the coding sequence ATGAAAAAAGGAATACTTGAAATGTGTATTCTCTTTAAGCTTAAAGACGAACCGCTGTATGGATATGAACTTATGAAATCCGTTAGACAGGTTTTCCCGGATGTTTATGAGGGGTCCATTTATACCATTCTTCGTAGGTTAAATACAACCGGCTATACCGACATTACGCAAAAGGAATCACCGAACGGTCCAGCACGAAAATACTATGGTATTACTCCTTCCGGCGAGGATTATTTGAATCAAATGTTAGAAGAGTGGAGAACCGTACTCCGAGGTGTTTCTTCACTCGGGATAAACTTTTAG
- a CDS encoding RDD family protein, which produces MKRSEFLRELKLNLETRVSPDELKDILSDYESFFISGEEDGRTDEEISKELGSPAFIAKSLLEEHSNQGTKQLNKRITNPGRRICAYLIDAVIAVIPMLLLSIFIGAYSLPYFLIAAYPSPANGVLATQALMIYTTSDSTSSVAISSRTESVDNENGVRTVVEEQRKNAKHPMPARSILAIMCLVFYVFYSLICTLLFKGQTIGKKLMHIQIRYSSTEPTTTKAIFYREFLGKTLLNSIPILPLISIFTILFTKEHKALHDMLADTIVSDV; this is translated from the coding sequence ATGAAACGATCTGAATTTCTACGTGAATTAAAATTAAATTTAGAAACACGAGTGTCACCGGACGAATTAAAAGATATTTTGTCCGACTACGAAAGTTTTTTTATCTCCGGTGAAGAAGATGGAAGAACCGACGAGGAAATCTCAAAAGAGCTTGGTTCGCCTGCGTTTATAGCAAAATCATTATTAGAAGAACATAGCAACCAAGGAACTAAGCAACTGAATAAACGCATAACCAATCCTGGCCGTCGTATATGCGCTTACCTCATAGATGCGGTTATCGCTGTAATTCCCATGCTACTATTATCGATTTTTATAGGAGCTTATTCGCTTCCCTATTTTTTGATTGCTGCCTATCCTAGCCCCGCAAACGGAGTTTTGGCAACTCAAGCGCTTATGATCTATACAACAAGCGATTCCACTTCATCGGTAGCCATCAGTTCGAGAACAGAATCTGTGGACAACGAAAACGGGGTCCGAACGGTCGTAGAGGAACAACGAAAGAATGCCAAACACCCGATGCCTGCCAGATCTATTCTGGCAATTATGTGTCTTGTCTTTTATGTTTTCTATTCCTTGATTTGCACCCTACTATTCAAAGGGCAGACGATCGGCAAGAAACTGATGCACATCCAAATTCGATATTCGAGTACCGAACCGACTACGACTAAAGCTATTTTTTATCGGGAATTTTTAGGTAAAACGCTCCTCAACTCCATCCCAATTCTTCCCCTTATATCTATTTTTACAATCTTATTTACAAAAGAACATAAAGCACTTCACGATATGCTGGCCGATACCATTGTGTCAGATGTGTAA
- a CDS encoding PadR family transcriptional regulator, with protein sequence MKHQLLPLSETMHYILLALKEPLHGYAIMQTVEHMSRGTVILAAGTLYGAVENLSKHGWIEPVAGETGRRKVYRITDDGVKILEIEHKRLQHLLSLYETREYDEKT encoded by the coding sequence ATGAAGCACCAACTGCTCCCGCTGTCGGAGACGATGCACTATATTTTGTTGGCGTTGAAGGAGCCGCTTCACGGGTATGCCATAATGCAAACGGTTGAGCACATGAGCAGAGGGACCGTAATTCTGGCGGCAGGAACGTTATACGGAGCCGTGGAAAATTTGAGCAAGCATGGCTGGATCGAACCGGTGGCAGGTGAAACGGGACGCCGCAAAGTGTACCGGATTACAGATGACGGAGTAAAAATACTGGAAATCGAACATAAACGTTTGCAGCATTTACTATCACTCTATGAAACGAGGGAGTACGATGAAAAAACTTAG